In Corynebacterium nuruki S6-4, the following proteins share a genomic window:
- a CDS encoding nucleosidase, which produces MNHPVPYRLHHGTIAPGRPLLVIAMAGEAAELTAGDPRFEDLPVLLTGIGRINTTLALTDCLHRYLAAGGLPGAVINLGTAGALRPGLSGVHRVNRVLLHDFSHSSVAAFTGSDEYPPIDLDSDLPGDHSDVDTLDGLEQDAASGARVTLATGDAFVEDSATRTRLAEDADLVDMEGYAVARVARWFGVPVQLVKLVSDAADESAGQSWRDELPRMARELAAHTRQALDRGDGGHSDGHSD; this is translated from the coding sequence ATGAACCACCCCGTCCCCTACCGTCTCCACCACGGCACCATCGCCCCCGGACGCCCGCTGCTGGTGATCGCGATGGCCGGGGAGGCTGCCGAGCTCACCGCCGGTGACCCCCGGTTCGAGGATCTGCCGGTGCTACTCACCGGCATCGGCCGGATCAACACCACGCTCGCCCTCACCGACTGCCTGCACCGCTACCTCGCGGCCGGTGGGCTGCCCGGGGCGGTCATCAACCTCGGGACGGCCGGCGCACTGCGCCCGGGACTGTCGGGGGTGCACCGGGTCAACCGGGTGCTGCTCCACGATTTCTCGCACTCCTCGGTGGCCGCGTTCACGGGGTCGGACGAGTATCCGCCGATCGACCTCGACTCGGACCTGCCGGGCGACCATTCCGATGTGGACACCCTCGACGGGCTGGAGCAGGACGCGGCGTCCGGCGCGCGGGTGACCCTCGCCACCGGCGACGCCTTCGTGGAGGATTCCGCGACGCGGACGCGGCTGGCCGAGGATGCCGACCTCGTCGACATGGAGGGTTACGCCGTCGCCCGGGTCGCCCGCTGGTTCGGGGTGCCGGTGCAGCTGGTGAAGCTCGTCAGCGACGCCGCCGACGAATCCGCCGGCCAGAGCTGGCGCGATGAACTGCCGCGGATGGCCAGGGAACTGGCGGCGCACACCCGTCAGGCGCTGGACCGCGGTGACGGTGGACACAGTGACGGACATTCGGATTAG
- a CDS encoding FdhF/YdeP family oxidoreductase, which yields MTSLQDAPRQVNPVANRFDHPRVSENEKVATGIPAVLHAMQYALPNNAGPSLLTINKHKGFDCPGCAWPEPDQADLNIVEFCENGAKAVAEETTSAKAGPDFWAKYTVEELREKTDHWLGRQGRITHPLVYDRASGDGHYRPISWDDAIAMIADELKSIDPDEAVFYTSGKATNEPAYIIQLLARRLGTNNLPDCSNMCHESTGSGLSATLGLGKGSVTIDDFHTTDLLISVGQNPGTNHPRALTAYSRCKENGGRIIAVNPMPEAGLLAFREPQAPKTYVGVKQKLADDYLQVRLDGDRALFLAINKELVKRDKAIDHWFLETYTTGFEDLKKHLLSLDDDELATAHGIPRKQVLATVDAIEKASSTVITWTLGVTQHKNSVATIQEMVNTLLLTGRIGKPGCGTAPLRGHSNVQGDRTMGVWEKSPESFLAAIEDEFKFPVPREHGYDTVKSLQAMRDGKVKFFLSLGGNLVRVASDTSILEQGVSANELTVHLSTKPNGSHAWPGEKSLILPVRSRTDLDMQKSGRQSLTVEDSAGKVHASTGKRRAHRNADLKSEVDILCSIGRETFGDDYWQPMIDNYDVLRDHIANTIPGFEDFNEKIKHPGGFYLPNGPRERRFTTADGKAHLTVNEIDKVELRPGELMMNTVRTHDQFNSTIYGMDDRYRGIKGGRRVVLVNPEDAKERGLRDGDMVDIVSNFSDGERRAPDFRVVEYDHSRGGCTTYFPEANVVIPLDHAVMKSNTPVFKSTPIHLEPTGKRAEDMPSMPSDEK from the coding sequence ATGACTAGCCTGCAAGATGCCCCCCGACAGGTGAACCCGGTCGCGAACCGCTTCGACCACCCGCGCGTCAGCGAGAACGAGAAGGTCGCCACCGGTATCCCCGCCGTCCTCCACGCCATGCAGTACGCCCTGCCCAACAATGCAGGCCCGTCGCTGCTCACCATCAACAAGCACAAGGGCTTCGACTGCCCCGGCTGCGCCTGGCCCGAGCCGGACCAGGCGGACCTCAACATCGTCGAGTTCTGCGAGAACGGTGCCAAGGCCGTCGCCGAGGAGACGACCTCGGCGAAGGCCGGCCCGGATTTCTGGGCGAAGTACACCGTCGAGGAACTCCGTGAGAAGACCGACCACTGGCTCGGCAGGCAGGGCCGTATCACCCATCCGCTGGTCTACGACCGGGCGAGCGGTGACGGCCACTACCGGCCGATCAGCTGGGATGACGCGATCGCGATGATCGCCGACGAGCTCAAGAGCATCGACCCCGACGAGGCCGTGTTCTACACCTCCGGCAAGGCCACCAACGAGCCCGCCTACATCATCCAGCTGCTGGCCCGCCGGCTCGGCACCAACAACCTGCCGGACTGCTCCAACATGTGCCACGAGTCCACCGGCTCGGGCCTGTCCGCCACCCTCGGCCTCGGCAAGGGTTCGGTGACGATCGACGACTTCCACACCACCGACCTGCTGATCTCGGTCGGCCAGAACCCGGGCACCAACCACCCGCGCGCCCTCACCGCCTACTCCCGGTGCAAGGAGAACGGTGGGCGGATCATCGCGGTCAACCCGATGCCCGAGGCCGGCCTCCTTGCCTTCCGCGAGCCGCAGGCACCGAAGACCTACGTCGGCGTCAAGCAGAAGCTCGCCGACGACTACCTGCAGGTCCGTCTCGACGGCGACCGCGCCCTGTTCCTCGCCATCAACAAGGAACTGGTCAAGCGCGACAAGGCCATCGACCACTGGTTCCTCGAGACCTACACCACCGGCTTCGAGGACCTGAAGAAGCACCTGCTCAGCCTCGACGACGATGAGCTCGCCACCGCCCACGGCATCCCGCGCAAGCAGGTCCTGGCCACCGTCGACGCGATCGAGAAGGCCTCCTCCACCGTCATCACCTGGACCCTCGGCGTCACCCAGCACAAGAACTCGGTCGCCACGATCCAGGAGATGGTCAACACGCTGCTGCTGACCGGACGCATCGGCAAGCCCGGCTGCGGCACCGCCCCGCTGCGCGGCCACTCCAACGTCCAGGGCGACCGCACCATGGGTGTCTGGGAGAAGTCCCCGGAGAGCTTCCTCGCGGCGATCGAGGACGAGTTCAAGTTCCCTGTCCCCCGCGAGCACGGCTACGACACGGTGAAGTCGCTGCAGGCGATGCGTGACGGCAAGGTGAAGTTCTTCCTGTCCCTCGGCGGCAACCTCGTCCGCGTCGCCTCGGACACCTCCATCCTCGAGCAGGGTGTCTCTGCCAACGAGCTGACGGTGCACCTGTCGACCAAGCCCAACGGCTCCCACGCCTGGCCCGGCGAGAAGTCCCTCATCCTGCCGGTGCGCTCCCGTACCGACCTGGACATGCAGAAGTCCGGGCGCCAGTCGCTGACGGTCGAGGATTCGGCCGGTAAGGTGCACGCCTCCACCGGCAAGCGCCGCGCGCACCGCAATGCCGACCTCAAGAGTGAGGTCGACATCCTCTGCTCCATCGGCCGCGAGACCTTCGGCGATGACTACTGGCAGCCGATGATCGACAACTACGACGTGCTGCGCGACCACATCGCCAACACGATCCCCGGCTTCGAGGACTTCAACGAGAAGATCAAGCACCCCGGTGGCTTCTACCTGCCGAACGGCCCGCGTGAGCGCCGGTTCACCACGGCCGACGGCAAGGCGCACCTCACCGTCAACGAGATCGACAAGGTCGAACTGCGCCCCGGTGAGCTCATGATGAACACGGTGCGCACCCACGACCAGTTCAACTCGACGATCTACGGCATGGACGACCGCTACCGCGGTATCAAGGGTGGCCGCCGCGTGGTCCTCGTCAACCCGGAGGACGCGAAGGAACGGGGCCTGCGTGACGGCGACATGGTCGACATCGTGTCCAACTTCTCCGACGGTGAGCGCCGTGCCCCCGACTTCCGTGTCGTGGAGTACGACCACTCCCGCGGCGGCTGCACCACCTACTTCCCCGAGGCGAATGTGGTGATTCCGCTGGATCACGCGGTGATGAAGTCGAACACCCCGGTGTTCAAGTCCACGCCGATCCACCTCGAGCCGACCGGGAAGCGCGCCGAGGACATGCCGTCCATGCCGTCCGACGAGAAGTAG
- the rplO gene encoding 50S ribosomal protein L15, with the protein MSEPIKLHDLRPSKGANTAKTRVGRGEASKGKTAGRGTKGTGARKQVSAAFEGGQMPLHMRLPKLKGFKNPAKVVFQVVNVSDLAKAFPNGGAVSVEDIVSAGLVRAKQPVKVLGDGEISVALNVTADKFSKSATAKIEAAGGSVAEAGK; encoded by the coding sequence ATGAGCGAACCCATCAAGCTCCACGACCTGCGGCCGTCCAAGGGCGCCAACACCGCCAAGACCCGTGTGGGTCGTGGTGAGGCGTCCAAGGGTAAGACCGCCGGTCGTGGTACCAAGGGCACCGGGGCCCGCAAGCAGGTCTCCGCCGCCTTCGAAGGTGGCCAGATGCCGCTGCACATGCGGCTGCCGAAGCTCAAGGGCTTCAAGAACCCCGCGAAGGTCGTCTTCCAGGTCGTCAACGTGTCCGACCTGGCCAAGGCCTTCCCGAACGGTGGTGCGGTGTCTGTCGAGGACATCGTCTCCGCCGGTCTGGTCCGCGCCAAGCAGCCCGTCAAGGTGCTGGGCGACGGCGAGATCTCCGTGGCGCTGAACGTCACCGCGGACAAGTTCTCGAAGTCCGCCACCGCGAAGATCGAGGCCGCCGGCGGCTCTGTCGCCGAGGCCGGGAAGTAG
- the purF gene encoding amidophosphoribosyltransferase — protein sequence MIGNTPVNQDIYDALLLLQHRGQDSTGMATAESSGHLHLFRARGQVREVVRTRDMRALLGNSGLGHVRYATRGAASVEEESQPFYVNSPYGITLVHNGNLTNTRELTDELRHHDRRHVNSSSDTELLLNVLAAELQTTTAPSADDVLDPDDIFNAVAATHNRVEGAYAVVALISNHGLLAFRDPFGIRPLVLGRRHPTPDLLADHPDAHDEWVVASESLVLENGNYELVRELAPGEAVFITPEGKLHARQCSQTPELKPCSFEYVYLARPDSVMNGISVYDSRLRMGERLAHTIAEHMPVEDVDVVMPIPDSARPSAMEVARVLDIEYREGFFKNRYVGRTFIMPGQAVRKKSVRQKLNAMSTEFRGKHVLLVDDSIVRGTTSSQIIEMARAAGARKVTFASAAPPIRHPHVYGINIPTESELIAAGRTIPEICELLGADHLIYQEVDDLVAAIMDGQTDQHLDGLDMSCFTGEYVTGTVDQEYLDWVATAQES from the coding sequence ATGATCGGGAACACCCCGGTCAACCAGGATATCTACGATGCGCTGCTGCTCCTGCAGCACCGCGGGCAGGATTCGACCGGGATGGCCACCGCCGAATCCTCCGGCCATCTCCACCTGTTCCGCGCCCGCGGCCAGGTCCGCGAGGTCGTGCGGACCCGTGACATGCGGGCCCTGCTCGGCAATTCCGGGCTCGGCCACGTGCGTTACGCCACCCGCGGGGCCGCCTCGGTGGAGGAGGAGTCCCAGCCGTTCTACGTCAACTCCCCCTACGGCATCACCCTGGTGCACAACGGGAACCTCACGAACACCCGTGAGCTCACCGACGAGCTGCGCCACCACGACCGTCGTCACGTCAACTCGAGTTCGGACACGGAACTGCTGCTCAACGTCCTCGCCGCCGAGCTGCAGACCACGACGGCACCGTCCGCCGACGATGTCCTGGACCCCGACGACATCTTCAACGCCGTGGCGGCCACGCACAACCGCGTCGAGGGCGCCTACGCCGTCGTCGCACTGATCTCGAACCACGGTCTGCTGGCGTTCCGGGACCCGTTCGGCATCCGCCCGCTCGTGCTGGGACGCCGCCACCCCACCCCGGATCTCCTGGCGGACCACCCGGACGCCCACGACGAATGGGTCGTCGCGTCCGAGTCGCTGGTGCTGGAGAACGGCAACTACGAACTCGTCCGGGAGCTCGCCCCCGGCGAGGCGGTGTTCATCACCCCGGAGGGCAAGCTCCACGCCCGGCAGTGCTCGCAGACCCCGGAACTCAAGCCGTGCTCCTTCGAGTACGTCTATCTCGCCCGCCCGGACTCGGTGATGAACGGCATCAGCGTCTACGACTCACGGCTGCGGATGGGCGAGCGGCTGGCACACACCATCGCCGAGCACATGCCGGTCGAGGACGTCGACGTGGTCATGCCGATCCCCGATTCGGCACGCCCGTCGGCGATGGAGGTCGCCCGGGTGCTCGACATCGAGTACCGCGAGGGGTTCTTCAAGAACCGGTATGTCGGCCGCACGTTCATCATGCCGGGCCAGGCGGTGCGCAAGAAGTCGGTCCGCCAGAAGCTCAACGCGATGTCCACCGAGTTCCGCGGCAAGCATGTGCTGCTCGTCGACGACTCGATCGTCCGCGGTACCACGAGTTCGCAGATCATCGAGATGGCGCGTGCCGCCGGTGCCCGCAAGGTGACCTTCGCCTCCGCCGCCCCGCCCATCCGCCACCCGCACGTCTACGGCATCAACATCCCGACCGAGTCCGAGCTCATCGCGGCGGGTCGGACGATCCCGGAGATCTGTGAGCTGCTGGGCGCCGACCACCTCATCTACCAGGAGGTCGACGACCTCGTGGCCGCGATCATGGACGGTCAGACCGACCAGCACCTCGACGGCCTGGACATGAGCTGCTTCACGGGCGAGTACGTGACCGGCACGGTCGACCAGGAGTACCTCGACTGGGTCGCGACCGCACAGGAGAGCTGA
- the rplR gene encoding 50S ribosomal protein L18, with translation MSQSNDNKRLPVGKDISTRRRVARNRRHYRLRKNISGTPETPRLVVHRTSRHMHVQIIDDVAGHTLAAASTTEPEIRAMEGDKKARGARIGALVAERAKAAGIEAVVFDRGGYQYHGRVAAVADAAREGGLKF, from the coding sequence ATGTCTCAGAGCAACGACAACAAGCGTCTCCCGGTGGGCAAGGACATCTCGACCCGCCGTCGCGTCGCCCGCAACCGCCGTCACTACCGCCTGCGCAAGAACATCTCCGGTACCCCGGAGACCCCGCGTCTCGTGGTCCACCGCACGTCGCGCCACATGCACGTCCAGATCATCGACGACGTCGCCGGCCACACCCTGGCCGCCGCGTCGACGACCGAGCCGGAGATCCGTGCCATGGAGGGCGACAAGAAGGCCCGCGGCGCCCGCATCGGTGCCCTCGTCGCCGAGCGCGCCAAGGCCGCCGGCATCGAGGCCGTCGTCTTCGACCGTGGTGGCTACCAGTACCACGGCCGCGTCGCCGCGGTCGCCGACGCCGCCCGCGAAGGTGGTCTGAAGTTCTAA
- the rpsE gene encoding 30S ribosomal protein S5 encodes MSERDRNGGRTAEHGNNKDNRDNRGRRDDRRGGRRNQDDERSQFIERVVTINRVSKVVKGGRRFSFTALVIVGDGQGMVGVGYGKAKEVPAAIQKGAEEARKNFFRVPMIAGTITHPVQGEDAAGVVWMSPAAPGTGVIAGGAARPVLECAGVQDVLSKSLGSDNAINVVHATVAALKQLVRPEEVAARRGKTLEEVTPAAMLRARAAGQGA; translated from the coding sequence ATGTCGGAACGTGATCGTAACGGCGGACGCACCGCCGAGCACGGAAACAACAAGGACAACCGCGACAACCGCGGTCGTCGTGACGACCGCCGCGGCGGCCGTCGCAACCAGGACGACGAGCGCTCGCAGTTCATCGAGCGCGTCGTCACCATCAACCGCGTGTCCAAGGTCGTCAAGGGTGGTCGTCGCTTCAGCTTCACCGCTCTCGTGATCGTGGGCGACGGCCAGGGCATGGTCGGCGTGGGCTACGGCAAGGCGAAGGAGGTGCCGGCTGCGATCCAGAAGGGTGCCGAGGAGGCCCGCAAGAACTTCTTCCGCGTCCCGATGATCGCCGGCACCATCACCCACCCGGTCCAGGGTGAGGACGCCGCGGGCGTCGTCTGGATGTCCCCGGCCGCCCCCGGTACCGGTGTCATCGCCGGCGGTGCCGCCCGCCCGGTGCTCGAGTGCGCCGGTGTCCAGGACGTCCTGTCGAAGTCCCTCGGCTCCGACAACGCCATCAACGTCGTCCACGCCACCGTGGCGGCCCTCAAGCAGCTGGTCCGGCCCGAAGAGGTCGCCGCCCGCCGTGGCAAGACCCTCGAAGAGGTCACCCCGGCCGCGATGCTCCGTGCCCGCGCCGCAGGACAGGGAGCGTAA
- the rpsH gene encoding 30S ribosomal protein S8, which yields MTMTDPIADMLSRVRNASNAYHDSVSMPSSKIKANIAGILKKEGYIADFSVEDEKNVGKKLTLELKYSHSRERSIAGVRRVSKPGLRVYAKSTNLPKVLGGLGVAIISTSQGLLTDREASEKGVGGEVLAYVW from the coding sequence ATGACGATGACTGATCCCATCGCGGACATGCTGTCCCGCGTGCGGAACGCGTCCAACGCGTACCACGACAGCGTGTCCATGCCCTCCTCCAAGATCAAGGCGAACATCGCCGGGATCCTGAAGAAGGAGGGTTACATCGCCGACTTCTCCGTCGAGGACGAGAAGAACGTCGGCAAGAAGCTCACCCTCGAGCTGAAGTACTCGCACTCCCGCGAGCGCTCCATCGCCGGTGTGCGCCGCGTGTCCAAGCCGGGCCTGCGTGTGTACGCCAAGTCCACCAACCTCCCGAAGGTGCTCGGTGGCCTGGGTGTGGCGATCATCTCCACCTCCCAGGGTCTGCTGACCGACCGTGAGGCGAGCGAGAAGGGCGTGGGTGGGGAAGTCCTCGCCTACGTCTGGTAG
- a CDS encoding heme/hemin ABC transporter substrate-binding protein — protein sequence MSLRRSRTIPSLLLAAALVGGGSLTACGVGASNGSGSAGDADETSFDAAMDDLPADTGLPAAASTKGVSYAPYVGDVSPVSDDVSPSLPTSVTDADGRDVTVDSVDRIVPLDISGELSRTVAGLGLRDNIVGRSVSSMEPSLKDVPVVTQGGHSINAEAVLNLHPTLVLLNHSIGPDDAVDQIRNAGVPVVMLEDPEFTDGKIGEDIRTTAGVLGLADEGEKLASRATDEYDRAKDKVSELAGAADGGKPLRMAFLYARGDGGVFYILGPDSGTATLIESLGGTDVAKENGITDMTPANAEALAKMNPDVLVMMSGGLESTGGIDGLLSKPGVAQTTAGQHRRILAIPDSQALSFGPQSGEMLLGAAAALYAPDDHREATAS from the coding sequence ATGAGCCTGCGTCGGTCACGTACCATCCCCTCCCTTCTCCTCGCCGCCGCCCTTGTCGGCGGCGGCTCCCTCACCGCCTGCGGCGTGGGCGCCTCGAACGGCTCCGGATCGGCCGGCGACGCGGACGAGACCTCATTCGACGCGGCCATGGACGACCTGCCGGCGGACACGGGCCTGCCGGCCGCGGCCTCGACGAAGGGCGTGTCCTACGCCCCCTACGTCGGCGACGTCTCCCCTGTCTCCGACGACGTCTCCCCGTCCCTGCCGACCTCCGTCACGGACGCCGACGGCCGTGACGTCACCGTCGACAGTGTCGACCGGATCGTCCCGCTCGATATCTCCGGGGAGCTCTCCCGCACCGTCGCCGGCCTCGGACTGCGCGACAACATCGTCGGCCGCTCCGTCTCCTCGATGGAACCGAGCCTGAAGGACGTCCCCGTCGTGACGCAGGGCGGTCACTCGATCAACGCGGAGGCGGTCCTCAACCTGCACCCCACACTGGTGCTGCTCAACCACTCCATCGGTCCGGACGACGCCGTCGACCAGATCCGCAACGCCGGCGTCCCGGTCGTCATGCTGGAGGACCCGGAATTCACCGACGGGAAGATCGGCGAGGACATCCGGACGACCGCCGGCGTCCTCGGTCTGGCGGACGAGGGCGAGAAACTCGCCTCCCGCGCCACCGACGAATACGACAGGGCGAAGGACAAGGTCAGTGAGCTGGCGGGCGCGGCGGACGGCGGTAAGCCACTGCGCATGGCGTTCCTCTACGCCCGCGGTGACGGCGGGGTGTTCTACATTCTCGGACCGGATTCCGGCACGGCGACTCTCATCGAGTCCCTGGGCGGCACGGATGTCGCCAAGGAGAACGGCATCACCGACATGACCCCGGCGAATGCCGAGGCGCTGGCGAAGATGAACCCGGATGTGCTGGTCATGATGTCGGGCGGGCTGGAATCGACGGGCGGGATCGACGGACTGCTGTCGAAGCCGGGGGTCGCGCAGACCACCGCCGGGCAGCACCGCCGGATCCTCGCGATCCCCGACTCGCAGGCGTTGAGCTTCGGTCCGCAGTCCGGCGAGATGCTGCTCGGCGCGGCGGCCGCCCTCTACGCTCCCGACGACCACCGTGAGGCGACGGCCTCCTGA
- a CDS encoding DUF6457 domain-containing protein: MSDKKHRKDSPEEMQSAHAWLEQVAEELGLPQDAARAQVKGVLDLTSAVAHHRSRPAAPVTAFLVGLAAGRAAAAGGSATDGPADSAALSDAAAQRLEQIRTLALDGITEQG; the protein is encoded by the coding sequence ATGAGCGACAAGAAGCACAGGAAAGACAGTCCCGAAGAGATGCAGTCCGCGCACGCCTGGCTGGAACAGGTGGCCGAGGAACTGGGACTTCCGCAGGACGCCGCCCGCGCCCAGGTCAAGGGCGTCCTCGACCTCACCAGCGCGGTGGCGCACCACCGCTCCCGGCCGGCCGCGCCGGTCACCGCGTTCCTCGTGGGACTCGCGGCGGGCCGGGCGGCGGCGGCCGGCGGCAGTGCAACCGACGGCCCGGCCGACAGCGCGGCACTCTCGGATGCCGCGGCGCAGCGGCTCGAGCAGATCAGGACCCTCGCACTGGACGGTATTACCGAACAGGGCTGA
- the rpmD gene encoding 50S ribosomal protein L30: MALKITQRKGTVNTKQKQRDSLRSLGLKRIGQSVVREDTPVVRGMVNTVRHMVEVEEVAGE, translated from the coding sequence ATGGCACTGAAGATCACCCAGCGCAAGGGCACCGTCAACACCAAGCAGAAGCAGCGCGATTCGCTGCGTTCGCTCGGCCTCAAGCGCATCGGCCAGTCGGTCGTCCGCGAGGACACTCCGGTGGTCCGCGGCATGGTCAACACCGTGCGCCACATGGTCGAGGTCGAGGAAGTTGCAGGGGAGTAG
- the rplF gene encoding 50S ribosomal protein L6, with protein sequence MSRIGKAPVAVPSGVTVTIDGQNVEVKGPKGTLSQEIPAPIAVAQQENEIVVSRPDDNRKNRSLHGLSRSLVQNMVTGVTEGYTIKMEIFGVGYRVQAKGSNLEFALGYSHPVLIEAPEGITFAVDGNTKFSIAGIDKQQVGQIAANIRRLRKDDPYKGKGIRYEGEQIRRKVGKTGK encoded by the coding sequence ATGTCACGAATCGGTAAGGCCCCCGTGGCCGTCCCGTCCGGCGTCACCGTCACCATCGACGGCCAGAACGTCGAGGTGAAGGGCCCGAAGGGCACCCTCTCCCAGGAGATCCCGGCTCCCATCGCCGTCGCGCAGCAGGAGAACGAGATCGTCGTCAGCCGTCCTGACGACAACCGCAAGAACCGCTCGCTGCACGGTCTGTCCCGGTCGCTGGTCCAGAACATGGTCACCGGCGTCACCGAGGGCTACACCATCAAGATGGAGATCTTCGGCGTGGGTTACCGCGTGCAGGCCAAGGGCTCGAACCTCGAGTTCGCCCTCGGTTACTCGCACCCGGTCCTCATCGAAGCTCCGGAGGGCATCACCTTCGCCGTCGACGGGAACACCAAGTTCTCCATCGCCGGTATCGATAAGCAGCAGGTCGGACAGATCGCCGCCAACATCCGTCGTCTGCGGAAGGACGACCCCTACAAGGGTAAGGGCATCCGCTACGAGGGCGAGCAGATCCGTCGCAAGGTCGGAAAGACGGGTAAGTAA
- the fdhD gene encoding formate dehydrogenase accessory sulfurtransferase FdhD, whose product MGRLTDKARVTKVRLGDGSPGHPAVETDTRADTLAVEEPLQIRIDGVDFSTTMRTPGHDIELVHGLLHAEGLITSRDDLREARYCAGAVGPNNENTYNTLDIALRSADRFSVAEVGALSGGISPAAAACGVPASADSPRPATGASCPTLPVGEMPGRQLPIRNVITNSACGVCGTTSIDDLMKEKRYTLSAVHPTAELVVSLPEQLKDGQKAFRKTGGIHAAGAFTADGRPLVIREDVGRHNAADKVIGALLLDDRLPGDVPESDPDRATYLVMSSRASFELVQKAVLAGFSGLVAVSAATSLAVDMAKESGLLLTGFTRSDRFNLYSGELAS is encoded by the coding sequence GTGGGACGACTGACTGACAAGGCCCGGGTGACGAAAGTCCGGCTCGGGGACGGGTCTCCGGGCCACCCCGCGGTCGAAACCGACACCCGGGCGGACACGCTCGCCGTCGAGGAGCCGCTGCAGATCCGCATCGACGGGGTGGACTTCAGCACGACGATGCGCACCCCCGGCCACGACATCGAGCTCGTCCACGGGCTGCTGCACGCCGAAGGGCTGATCACCTCCCGTGACGACCTCCGCGAGGCCCGCTACTGTGCCGGGGCGGTCGGTCCGAACAACGAGAACACGTACAACACCCTCGATATCGCGCTGCGTTCCGCCGACCGGTTCAGTGTCGCCGAGGTCGGTGCGCTGTCCGGCGGCATCTCCCCCGCCGCGGCGGCCTGTGGCGTCCCGGCGTCCGCCGACTCACCGCGGCCCGCCACCGGGGCGTCCTGCCCGACCCTGCCGGTCGGCGAGATGCCCGGTCGGCAGCTGCCCATCCGCAACGTCATCACCAACTCCGCGTGCGGGGTGTGCGGTACGACGTCGATCGACGACCTGATGAAGGAGAAGCGGTACACGCTGAGCGCGGTGCACCCGACAGCGGAACTCGTGGTCTCCCTGCCCGAACAGCTGAAGGACGGTCAGAAGGCCTTCCGGAAGACCGGTGGTATCCATGCCGCCGGCGCGTTCACCGCGGACGGCCGCCCGCTGGTCATCCGGGAGGATGTGGGCCGGCACAACGCCGCCGACAAGGTCATCGGGGCACTGCTGCTGGACGACCGGCTCCCCGGTGATGTGCCGGAGTCGGATCCGGACCGCGCGACCTACCTCGTCATGAGTTCGCGGGCCTCCTTCGAACTGGTGCAGAAGGCGGTGCTGGCGGGGTTCTCCGGCCTCGTCGCCGTCTCGGCCGCCACCTCGCTGGCGGTGGACATGGCGAAGGAGTCCGGCCTGCTGCTGACCGGTTTCACCCGGTCCGACCGGTTCAACCTGTACAGCGGGGAACTGGCGTCCTGA